The DNA sequence GAGCAAGGGATACAAATATTCTGGTAGCGATAATGCAGACGATGTTGCCTGGTATGCTTCTAACTCAAAAAGCATGACACAGGAAGTAGGGACTAAGGTACCTAACGAACTGGGTCTGTACGATATGAGCGGCAATGTATGGGAGTGGTGTTCGGATGTGTTTAGAGACTACTCTAGTTCCCCACAAACAAATCCATACAACAGCATTGGTTCCTGTCGGGTGTTTCGCGGTGGCAGTTGGTACTGCAGAATGTCTTTCGTATGTGTAGCTTACCGCGACAGCGTCTCGCCCACTGCCACGAGCAGCGGTCTGGGCCTCCGTATTGCAAGGGCTTTACCCTGATTATGTTTTAGCCTTTACTGCGGCTGTGAGCGCCGGGCACGGAGTAGCCGGCTGTTATAAATTCAGTTCCACATAGATATCGTTCAGCTGCTCCTGGGTAATTCCTATATAGCGCAGAGTTATTGCCGGAGAAGAATGGTTCAACATCTTTTGAATGTATTCCAGAGCCACGCCCTTTTTGTACAGGTGGTAGCCGAACGTTTTTCGAAGTGTATGTGTTCCGATCCCATCATCCAAACCAACCATATTGGCGTATCTATTTAACATTTGCCAGGCGGCTATTCTTGTTATTGGTTGTAGCGTGCCGTCAGCTGTCTTACGGGATGAGAATACAGGATCATCAGGATTGGGACTTCCCAGGGAATCGTAGTAGAGTTTCAACGCTTCGGCGACCGACCTGTTTATCATAAAGCTCTTTATCTTTTTGGTCTTAATCTCCACAACATTCAACTGGTCTCCTGACTTCAGCAGTCTTCCACCACCGTTAATGAAACTGCTCCACTTAAGGGCGAGAATATCTGAGATTCTCAGTCCGGTGTTAATACCCAGAGTGAACAGAAGGAGATCCCTGTAGTTTGATTCACCCTTCATAATAGCCTTCATCGCATCGATTTTCTTCGAATCGCGTATCGGCTGGACTTCCTTCATAACTACACCTCGTAAAACGCTCTCTAACGCATTTTCTCTTGCTGCACCTTCATATATGTATTAGCACCATCAAAAGCTCAGAATGGGGCGTTTAGAAAGGAAATAGCCCGAGCTGGACCGGCTTGGAGTCTTGCCTATCCCTCAAATACCTCGGTTTAACCACTGAGTAATGGTGCCTATGTCTTATCCTGAGCTGCTTACGTACATATCTGGTAGCCATAGCCTCGCTCGGGAATATTTTGGTCACGAATGAGGCGCGCTCGGAGATCCTGCCGAAAATGATGGTAACCGGATACCCGGTAAAGGTACTCTGGCGTTCGTCACTTATGAAATAGAACCTTCTCATATTGTTTTCGGGCATAACCTTCTCCAGGTAAACTGATGCCATTTGAGGCCTCCGTGTCTGAATTCAATTATTTAACATAAGTAGATAATATCACATATTATGTAAAATACAAAATCGAAGAGAGCAAACAGAAGAGTTATGGTTTCGAATGAAGCCTTTACCAGGAGTGGGATAGAAGAGAACAGATGAATTTAACATAATACTCTTAAGTTAAATTGAAGTTGGTTATTAGAATGCTTGAGTTGGATTTCTGTTTAGTAAGAAAGTAGTTTCCATACCACTATGGTTCATATAAGAGCCGTCCTCCGTTGACCGTCCAAGAGCATGGACCCGTCCTCCGATAAGATCAAAGACCAGATCCTGACCAAGAGCACGTCAGGATGACCAGTTGAGTTGGTTCATACAACCTAACGTCCTGCCCCTAGAAAGCTTCTCCCTCCTGGCGAAGCCAGCCATGCGTCCCCGGATGTTTCTCCGGGCATTGCGTCCGCCAATGGTTCTCGGCGCATCACTTCCCGGGATGATCTTCCCGGCACAGCGTCCTGCCGAAGGCAGCGATTCATACCACTATGGTTCTCACGCAACGAGAAATGCAGTTTACAGGTTTAAAGATGGGTTTTGGGTTTCCATACCACTATGGTTCTCACGCAACCATCTCAATGCAATTGACCTAGAAACACCTAAAGTAGGTTTCCATACCACTATGGTTCATATAAGAGCCGTCCTCCGTTGACCGTCCAAGAGCAAGGACCCGTCCTCCGATAAGATCAAAAACCAGATCCTGACCAAGAGCACGTCAGGATGACCAGTGGAGTTGGTTCATACAACCTAACGTCCTGCCCCTAGAAAGGTTCTCCCTCCTGGCGAAGCCAGCCATGCGTCCCCGGATGTTTCTCCGGGCATTGCGTCCGCCGATGATCCTCGGCGCATCACTTCCCGGGATGATCTTCCCGGCACAGCGTCCTGCCGAAGGCAGCAATTCATACCACTATGGTTCTCACGCAACTTAGTAAGACAGAGCGTAAAAGATACCGAAGAATTCATGTTTCCATACCACTATGGTTCATATAAGAGCCGTCCTCCGTTGACCGTCCAAGAGCAAGGACCCGTCCTCCGATAAGATCAAAGACCAGATCCTGACCAAGAGCACGTCAGGATGACCAGTTGAGTTGGTTCATACAACCTAATGTCCTGCCCCTAGAAAGCTTCTCCCTCCTGGCGAAGCCAGCCATGCGTCCCCGGATGTTTCTCCGGGCATTGCGTCCGCCGATGGTTCTCGGCGCATCACTTCCCGGGATGATCTTCCCGGCACAGCGTCCTGCCAAAGGCAGCGATTCATACCACTATGGTTCTCACTTAACCAGGATATTTACTACGGATATATATGATGCTATTGTTTCCATACCACTATGGTTCTCACGCAACAAGTGGCTCGCAGAGCGTACATGCGCCAATACTACAGGTTTCCATACCACTATGGTTCTCACGCAACATGCATACAAGAGTTCTTGTGTGTATATACGTGCATAGTTTCCATACCACTATGGTTCATATAAGAGCCGTCCTCCGTTGACCGTCCAAGAACAAGGACCCGTCCTCCGATAAGATCAAAGACCAGATCCTGACCAAGAGCACGTCAGGATGACCAGTTGAGTTGGTTCATACAACCTAACGTCCTGCTCCTAGAAAGGTTCTCCCTCCTGGCGAAGCCAGCCATGCATCCCCGGATGTTTCTCCGGGCATTGCGTCCGCCAATGGTTCTCGGCGCATCACTTCCCGGGATGATCTTCCCGGCACAGCGTCCTGCCGAAGGCAGCGATTCATACCACTATGGTTCTCACGCAACCGCTCCGTACCGAAACCTTTAGCATCCTTAACGCGTGTTTCCATACCACTATGGTTCTCACGCAACTTGGCGCTGCGGTAGTATGAATTCCTGTAAGTACCAGGTTTCCATACCACTATGGTTCTCACGCAACTCGTGAAGGTCAGACCTTTCTTTGTCTGCAGTGTGTGTTTCCATACCACTATGGTTCTCACGCAACCAAACTCCGTCTAATTCCTTTTCTAACCACCCCGAGTTTCCATACCACTATGGTTCTCACGCAACTCCTATCGCTCAGCTCACGCAGTCTTTCCCATGTAGTGTTTCCATACCACTATGGTTCTCACGCAACTCAAGTGCTTGGGAATACTGCTACTACTCTGGATTATGGTTTCCATACCACTATGGTTCTCACGCAACTCAATCATCTCTCATCCCATATAAACTTACTTGCATACGTTTCCATACCACTATGGTTCTCACGCAACGAGCGATGACGACGATGACATAGTAAGTGTCTTCTGGAGTTTCCATACCACTATGGTTCTCACGCAACCAGAGTAACCCCAATGAATATGCCCGCAGTATAATGGGTTTCCATACCACTATGGTTCTCACGCAACCACCGCGTGCGCTATCAACGTCACCAACAGACATATAGGTTTCCATACCACTATGGTTCTCACGCAACGTAGAAAATCCTCTGACGGCACTACCGTGGACGATAAGTTTCCATACCACTATGGTTCTCACGCAACGTGGAGAGATTGCCGTAATGCTTGCAAACTTGAGTGTTTCCATACCACTATGGTTCTCACGCAACCACGGCCTTAACCTTGGCTAACGGAACCAAAATTCGTTTCCATACCACTATGGTTCTCACGCAACTCTACAAGGTGATGTGGTTTAAGTCCTATTCCATCAAGTTTCCATACCACTATGGTTCTCACGCAACACAGAACCTGATGAAGTCACAGAAGACGAAGAATAAAGGTTTCCATACCACTATGGTTCTCACGCAACGGGTTGATGGTAGGGGACGTGTAAACGTCCCTCTCTAGTTTCCATACCACTATGGTTCTCACGCAACCCTTTGTGGTGAGCATTTGTGCTCTTTTGCCAAATCTCGTTTCCATACCACTATGGTTCTCACGCAACTCGACATCGGCGATAATTGAAAACGGTGTAGAACGTTTCCATACCACTATGGTTCTCACGCAACAAGATGCAGCTTTGATGAACTGCCAGAGAGAGAATTGTTTCCATACCACTATGGTTCTCACGCAACTCAGACAAGAAAGATGCAGAAGTGGATCGAAAATCACGTTTCCATACCACTATGGTTCTCACGCAACATGACTGTGTTCAGAGCTTGGCAGATGAAAAGGCGTTTCCATACCACTATGGTTCTCACGCAACGAATCAGAGGTTCTTTATGAAAGTTTGGTTCTCAACGTGTTTCCATACCACTATGGTTCTCACGCAACCATGGTTAGGGGGCTTTCAGTCTTTCATACACCAAGGGTTTCCATACCACTATGGTTCTCACGCAACACTCATTTGCTGTTGTAATTTTTAACAATCATTTCGGTTTCCATACCACTATGGTTCTCACGCAACGGGCCTAGGGAAGACAGTCCAGGCAATAGCAAGTATCCGTTTCCATACCACTATGGTTCTCACGCAACCCCCATCGGCCCAACGGTTGTAACTCATCAAGTTTCGTTTCCATACCACTATGGTTCTCACGCAACGCTCCGTTTTCCTGTCTCTTCCACGATTCGATGTTACGTTTCCATACCACTATGGTTCTCACGCAACCCAGCCTCTTCTCGAGCTCATGCCTTTCGATAATTGAGTTTCCATACCACTATGGTTCTCACGCAACGAACGTCCGCATTGGTGAGACACGTTCGGGACGGCCAAGTTTCCATACCACTATGGTTCTCACGCAACCAACATACTTGCCAGCCCATACATGACAGGCGACAACGGTTTCCATACCACTATGGTTCTCACGCAACAATGAACGGCAAGAAAGGCTACGTAATCAAGGATTTCAGTTTCCATACCACTATGGTTCTCACGCAACGATTCCGGGACGTACTTTATTCCGGCCCAGCAATCTGTTTCCATACCACTATGGTTCTCACGCAACGCAACAGGCACGGCGCAAGGATAATGTGGAGACTAGTTTCCATACCACTATGGTTCTCACGCAACGTGATATGTGGAAGCACCTAATAACAGAAGCATATAAGTTTCCATACCACTATGGTTCTCACGCAACAGTTGTGTTCCCAAAGTTTGCAGAGCGCAAAAGCCCGTTTCCATACCACTATGGTTCTCACGCAACAAAGAAATTTGACAAGGCGACCTTCAAAGCAGATAACGTTTCCATACCACTATGGTTCTCACGCAACGTGCTGAAACACTTGCCAGAGATCGCTGCGGTCGAAGGTTTCCATACCACTATGGTTCTCACGCAACCAGTCGTTCCTTGCAGCCCTAATCACAGCAGCTCAACTTGTTTCCATACCACTATGGTTCTCACGCAACTTAACGAGCCGCTTGAAGTTGTGTTCCCAAAGTTTGCGTTTCCATACCACTATGGTTCTCACGCAACGCTTGCATACTTGCGAAATGCAATCAAGGCCATAGAGGTTTCCATACCACTATGGTTCTCACGCAACGCAGAGAAACGGAACACCTGAAGGCTGGACGCTTTCGTTTCCATACCACTATGGTTCTCACGCAACTGAAAATATGATCCATTATCTCGTATTCGCAGACACGTTTCCATACCACTATGGTTCTCACGCAACAGCCGGGAGGGCCGGTGGCGGTGAGCAATTCATTGTTGGTTTCCATACCACTATGGTTCTCACGCAACATCCGGATATAGAGGGAAGGTTTCGCAGCGACCTCATCGTTTCCATACCACTATGGTTCTCACGCAACAAGGATAATGTGGAGACTACGACTAGATCCGGATATGTTTCCATACCACTATGGTTCTCACGCAACGTATCAAAGTTTCAGATGTTTCATGAGCTGAAGGTGTGTTTCCATACCACTATGGTTCTCACGCAACTCAATACGTGTAATCTATCCAATCAAACAATAAAAGTTTCCATACCACTATGGTTCTCACGCAACAAGAGGAATCGGGCAAGAAGAGTTTGATGCTTGGTGTTTCCATACCACTATGGTTCTCACGCAACTTGGAGGTGTCCAGCCTTTTTTCATGTAAAAAACCGTTTCCATACCACTATGGTTCTCACGCAACGGTGCTATATGAGTTTTCCACAACCGCAAAGGATAACGTTTCCATACCACTATGGTTCTCACGCAACTTGGTTATCAAAAAGTAGCGAGTCAGACCAAGCATGTTTCCATACCACTATGGTTCTCACGCAACGAAATCCGGAGATGCCCTCAAAACTTGACAAAGCAAGGTTTCCATACCACTATGGTTCTCACGCAACCAGAAGAAGATAAATCTTCTTCTCGTCAGAAATCTGAGTTTCCATACCACTATGGTTCTCACGCAACACACTGGTGACGACATTGATGCGCCAGAAGAACTCCCGTTTCCATACCACTATGGTTCTCACGCAACCCTATGCCAGTTTTATTCCAACCCTTTGGTCGGCTGTTTCCATACCACTATGGTTCTCACGCAACCCAAAGCGATTCAGAGTCAGGTTGAAGAGAAGTTGAAGAGTTTCCATACCACTATGGTTCTCACGCAACAGACGAGTGGAAAGCGGTTTTAGGAAATAAGTGGCAGTTTCCATACCACTATGGTTCTCACGCAACAAGCGATTCAGAGTCAGGTTGAAGAGAAGTTGAAGAGTTTCCATACCACTATGGTTCTCACGCAACGGTGAAAAAGCGAGCTTAAAGGGGGTATGAAAGTGTGTTTCCATACCACTATGGTTCTCACGCAACCGCTTCTATTACAAAGATATTATACAGGTTTTTAGGAGGTGGAATCAACTAAATGGTCAGCTCTTACAATAGCCGTAAACATTGCGTTTCGGAGATTTGTTCAGAGTTTATTCGAGAAAGCCTCGTAGTTTTTCGAAGAAAGAACATGCCGGTATCTTCTAAGAAAGATCTATCATGGAAAATACCGGCGAGATACCCTTCGGCAAAAGCTCACAGAAGAAAACTGCTGTCAATTTCGCTTTCAATCACATGACCAATTGCTAGTCGAATCTATGTAAACTGTACAAGAATGATTCTAAATAGGTCTAGAAGTGTTATTAGAAAGTGAATTCAGCGGATAATGGTATACGATCGATCCGACGAGAATCAATTACCAAATTATTAACTCGGGAAAAGCTTTGTGGAAGCATAACACAACTCGTTAAATAAAATAAGATAAGTATACTCCGCAATTTGGAGTTCAACAAAATCGGCGTCATGTAATGTGATCCGACAATAAGTATAACGAACTAAACTACAAAGCCCTCATTGGATAATACTTGTGGATGAGGGCTAATAATGTTAGTCGTTAGATGAAAAAGAGATTATTGAACCTGCAAGATTACAAAAAGCTTAAGGGGCGAACCAGGTTATTTTGCAGGGCTGCCAATGATTGATATTGAACAGAATTCTCTTGTGATGAATTACCTGGTGAAGCCAGAGATTCGGATTGACACGGTAGCACATTCTAAAAAGTACTCTTAGTCTTTCCTGCTTGGAAAGGAAAGAATATCTGCTTTAATTAGAACAAACGGCAATGTGTTTATAAATTGCCAATTGTTCTAAAAGTGAGTTGATCGATTTGAAAGACGAGACCTGGTCCTCAAAGCGTAGTGGTAAGAGAATAAGTTCAGAGCTTAAAGATAGGGACTCCTTCACTACTGAGGAGCTCAAGCCATTTCTTACTCTTCCCGGAGAAGAGATAAGCCCGGTTACTATCCGTACCAGACTGAATGCTCTGAAAAGGTGCGGAATCATAACCCACATTGGGCGTAGTCTGTACACTCTCAAAAAGCTGTACGATTATACTCCAGAGATAGACCAAACTCTTAGAAAAGTATATCTCGAGCTAAGGAAACGGCTGCCGCTAACGAGAATATGTGTATGGAGGCCTTTCTGGTTGAACGAGTTCGCACTTCATATAGCCTTTATGCAGACCATAGTTGTTGAATCGGAAAGAGAAACTGAAAGGGCCGTCTTTGAAGTGCTTCAGGAATCGTTGGAGAAGAACTCCTCTCTTACCGGAACTCTGCTACTTCTAAATCCCTCTGCTGAAGACGTCGATCTGTATGTTTCAGGTCAGTCTCCCGCAATAGTTGTCGGAAGACTCATCACTGAAGCACCGGTAAGGGAGAGTGATGGAGTCATCGTACCGAGGCTCGAAAAAATGCTTGTGGATTTATTCTCAGGGGGGCCCGTTCTTGAGCCTTTTGGTGGTGCCGAAATGGACAGAGTTTTCAGAAATGCCTTCAATACATACGCTCTGAACGTAAATACCATCATAAGATATGCCACGAGGAGAGGTAAAAGACAGGAAATGGCTGACTACCTTACCTCAAAGAAGCTGACAGGTTACAGGGAAGTATTGGATGATCTCCGATAGTTGTTTGACCAGGGAGTATCTTGAGGCTAAACGAGTTAAGCTGGGTTGTGACCAGATACTGCTAGAAAAGACGATTAAGGGTCTTCAGCTTCTGGAGTTGCTGATAATCAACGGTGTGGATCTAACGTTCAAAGGAGGAACTTCCCTAATCCTGCTCTTGGATAGAATTCAGCGTTTATCCATTGATATAGATATCATTGTTGAGCCTGAAGCAGACTTCAGCACTGCTTTGGACAAAGTCATTTCGACCGGTAAGTTCTTTCGCTATGAAGAGGATATACGAAAGACTGTCTTTCCCGTGAGGCATTATAAGTTCTATTATGACTCGATCAATCCCAGTCAGTAGAACGCATATATTCTACTAGATGTCTTGTATGAGAGACCTATGCACACCGAGTTAATTTCGACACCAATCAGAAGCTCGATATTTCAGACTGAGGACCCGGTGACCAATGTAAGAACACCATCTATAGATGCGATAATTGTGTTAAATAGGGTCAGACTCCATTTTCACACTAAACGAGAAATCGAAGATAATTCTGTGAGGATATTCCTAAGGATAGAAAAGAAAGGTTAAGCGGAGCCCTTTGCCTGCTCCGCCCACGGGGACACCCCCATGCAATGAAATTATATCACTTTGCCATCCTTTGGAGAGAGTGATCTCTCTTGAGTAGATTTAATTATGATGCATTACGGGAATGCCTGAAACGATAAAGATTTCAGCATGTCCCCCTCAATACAATATCCCAAAAATGGGAGAAAACATTGTTGATCGATGGAGCAAGACTTGTAGTACGTTTCACTATTGTTTTCTAATACTCACTTTCCCATCTTGAATCTGAATCTCATGGTTGCGAATAAGCAAGCTGACTTCATTGTCTATGACATTCGAGATGTTCGTTCCCGTCCTCTTGTAACCGAATAGTCTTGCCACATCTGTCTTCAAGTCCTCTCTATCCATTGTGAACGCGTTTTTAAGACAGAGTTTTATGGCCTCTTGAATCTCCACAGGCGGGATGTGTTCGGGTTTTCTCATATCATCTCTGCTGGCCGATCGTCTTGGAAGTATCCTTTCGTTGCGCTTGAGCAAAAAATCTCCCTGCAGAACATATGAATCCCTTGGGAATTGTGCCATAACATACTCCCGTAAACTCTTACGGGAGACATTCCCGGATTTTGTATACATATCCCAGTTTACCTGGAGTAAATCAGGGCGAGTATCGAAAAGCATGATAATCCTCGACACTACCTCATCCAAATGAACCGGGGCCTCTTTTTCAATTATCGCCCCAATAAGGCTATACAATTGAATAACTTTCTGCAATGAGACTAATTTGGTTAGGTCATGAGGTGAGAATCTTTCATACAATGGAAGGGTCGTCTCTTCTCTTTTTATTGATGGTAAAGGATTTTCGACTATCAGCTCATCATTGATGTTAAGTGCTTCGGTATTTTCTGAAACGGAGCCAGCAGCTCCTATCTCTGCAATGACTCTCTTGATTTCCGAACTTCTGTCGAAGATCCAATCTCTTGACCAGATTCTGATGATCTTCCAACCCAGATTCTCAAGGACTTGTTGGCGTAGCCTGTCTCTATCTCTTGCAGTTCTCGCGGAGTGATACATGGCTCCGTCGCATTCAATTCCTGCGACATACCTTCCAGGATGTTCATTGTCAACAATTGCCAGGTCTATCCTGTAGCCGGAGCATCCCACCTGTTTGTGCACATTGAACCCGCGTGCTGTGAGTTCTTCATATACCTCCTCTTCAAAGGGCGATTCAAATTCGCCGCCAGTGTTTTCGGTCTCTCTCAAAAGGAATTCCCTGCTTCCTCCCTCTTCAGCATAGTTCAAATATTCTCTTAGGGCTCTTACTCCTGGGGTCTGTATTTCAGCAGAGATGTCTGCTCCTCTTATCGAACTTACAACAGTGACTTTCCTCTTGGCTCTCGTTATCGCAACGTTGAGTCGTCTTTCTCCTCCATTTTTGTTTAGAGGACCAAAGTTCATGGTCAGCTTTCCCGAAGCATCTCTACCATATCCAATGCTGAAGATCATCTCATCTCTCTCATCACCCTGAACATTCTCAAGATTCTTCACGAAGAAAGGTTCAACTTTATCCTCGCCGAAGAAATCCTCGACAGACTGATCCTGGGAACGAAGCTCTTCAATTCGATCAAGAATCGCTGTCTGCTGAGCTTCACTGAAGGCGACTACTCCTAATGAAACACCTGCCTTTGTCCTTGCATGGCTCATAACCATCTCGGCAACTCTGCGAGCTTCTTCAATGTTCTTTCTGCTCTTTGCTCTGTCATAAACTCCATTCGAAACATATTCAAAGCATATTCCGGAATCAAGCCCATTAAAACTGCTGCTGGGGAAAGTGCTGAGTCTATTCATGTAAAAGTGATAGTTTGAGAAGGCTATCAATGATTCGTGACGGCTTCGGTAATGCCAGAGAAGTTTCTTTTCTGGAAGACCAGCCGCGCTACATTCGTCGAGAATGCTTTCGAGACTCTCCAGATCGTTCTCTTCATCTGTCATTTCGGCTTCATCGGGTTCAGAGATTCTGAAGAAGCTTGTGGGAGGAAGCTGTTTGTTATCTCCAACAACTACTACCTGCTTTGCCCTCATGATTGCTCCCACTGAGTCTTCCGGAAATACCTGGGAGGCCTCGTCAAAAATGGCGACATCGAATTTGAACTTTTCCGGATCGGTGAATACGCTAACTGAAAGAGGGCTCATCATCATGCATGGTTTCAGAACTTGAAGGAGGTTTGGCGTTTCCGAAAATAGTCTTCTGATTGATTTATTTCGTCTCTTCTTGGCTATCTCTCTTCTCAGAATAGATGTCTCGGCACTTCCAGAATTCACAAGATTGGAAACCGGAATCCTCTGGGCGAGGAAAGAAGCCAGTCTCTTTCTGGCATACAGCTGTTGTTTTGAATCAAGTAACCGGAACTCCTTAACAAGAAGGTTGTGGTCACTTGTGGAGAATGAGTTTAGAACCTCATCCTTTGCGTAGAGCTCCGACAAGAGGTTGCTATAAAAACCCTTTAGGAAGACTTTGTCAAGCACATCGGATTCAACTTCACTTTCCCTCGCTCTTTCGAGAAAGTCTTCCAGTCCAGCCTTCTCAAGAAAAATGATACTCTTCTTCATTGAAAGCCAGTCATCAAGTTTTGGAAGCGACTCTTGTAGTCTTTGGACAAAATCTTCAAAGCCTTCAAAGTCCGAAAGAGACTTGCCGTCAGAAAATGGTTCCGTGATAACCATATCGGATACTTCCTCTAGATCCTTGAAAAATGAATTTGTTGCCGTGATTGCACGCTTCACCCAGTCACTCCTGCCTGATATTGCCTGCTGGTTTTGGTTTCCTTTCGGCAATATAGAAAAGAATGAGAAGTATTCAATCAGCTCTATTAGGTCTGATTCACTACTTCTCAAAGCTTTCTCCAAGTTATCATAACTCTCGTTGAAGCTCTCGATTATCCCTTTTGAGCTTTCAAGAAGACTTATCAACTCTTTCTCGTTGCAGGCTTTTGTCATTAGTCCACATTGGGAGAGAACTCTTTCCGACTTCTCCAAATCTTCTACGATTCTCTCGTAATTTAAAACTCCATCATATTTAAGCGAAGAAAGGATGCGGACATTCTTCTTATAACCTCCAAACAACCTACCAAAAAAGCTGTTGTATGAGCTCGAAAACTTTCTTTGAAGCTCATTGTGATTCAACTGAAGAATGGCCGGTCGATATCTCGTCAGAAGCGAGACGGTCTCCTCAAATAACTTGACAGATTTGAGAGCATTAGAGATTCCCAAAAGTGAGCGAAGAGCATCAAACTGACGGGTGACTTCACTGTGAGAAACCTTGACCTCATCTATCGCGCTCTTTAAGTTAATGAAAGAATCTCCATAACTAGATGGAAGTTCTCTCTTAATTGTTGAAACATGAGAAAGAACCTCCTCTGCCAACTTCAAGGCCTTTTCTTCGGCCGAACTTCCGGACTCAAACAAGTCAAGAATCGTTGAAATCCTAGAATTTGCATATTCGAGTTCCTTACTGATAGACGATCTCCACTCAAGGGATGTTTCCTCGCCTATCTTCCTTAGTTT is a window from the Mesotoga sp. Brook.08.105.5.1 genome containing:
- a CDS encoding site-specific integrase, producing MKEVQPIRDSKKIDAMKAIMKGESNYRDLLLFTLGINTGLRISDILALKWSSFINGGGRLLKSGDQLNVVEIKTKKIKSFMINRSVAEALKLYYDSLGSPNPDDPVFSSRKTADGTLQPITRIAAWQMLNRYANMVGLDDGIGTHTLRKTFGYHLYKKGVALEYIQKMLNHSSPAITLRYIGITQEQLNDIYVELNL
- a CDS encoding WGR domain-containing protein is translated as MASVYLEKVMPENNMRRFYFISDERQSTFTGYPVTIIFGRISERASFVTKIFPSEAMATRYVRKQLRIRHRHHYSVVKPRYLRDRQDSKPVQLGLFPF
- a CDS encoding DUF6577 family protein; protein product: MKDETWSSKRSGKRISSELKDRDSFTTEELKPFLTLPGEEISPVTIRTRLNALKRCGIITHIGRSLYTLKKLYDYTPEIDQTLRKVYLELRKRLPLTRICVWRPFWLNEFALHIAFMQTIVVESERETERAVFEVLQESLEKNSSLTGTLLLLNPSAEDVDLYVSGQSPAIVVGRLITEAPVRESDGVIVPRLEKMLVDLFSGGPVLEPFGGAEMDRVFRNAFNTYALNVNTIIRYATRRGKRQEMADYLTSKKLTGYREVLDDLR
- a CDS encoding nucleotidyl transferase AbiEii/AbiGii toxin family protein is translated as MISDSCLTREYLEAKRVKLGCDQILLEKTIKGLQLLELLIINGVDLTFKGGTSLILLLDRIQRLSIDIDIIVEPEADFSTALDKVISTGKFFRYEEDIRKTVFPVRHYKFYYDSINPSQ
- a CDS encoding DUF4011 domain-containing protein; amino-acid sequence: MENNDAVSVKIDKWKKALLDLTMRNRLINFRTSKTSNLMLINPSSSEIFNKIVLQEKQMSFIPIPPEDDEEQENKITISLKANQIQADREEKEMNLVLNRLKLKSRTSYEEMGINTLFMAFGFLKWKEVDYNKSFVISPLLLVPVSISRETIASPYSVRIIDDDIVLNPTLSEKLQEFGLDLESTYDQEMSLEESTLRNLFVKVRKLIEPIEGWSVIEDVALGVFSFAKLAMYKDLENYEDMIFENSVLRTIAEGKPLIAPDNEHDELPDLDVENDPLNCYQILDADSSQQEAILAVKSGQDLVIQGPPGTGKSQTIANIIAESLSQGKRVLFVSEKMAALEVVKRRLDDCELGDFCLELHSKKTGKRVVLDELERVLNEANNHAVDTKSLERELSRLKEIRERLNSYVRRLHEKRTSLEISAFELHGNLAALHDVDLVSFDVAQLQDLTHDQLDKIINNLDNLKRHAEIYRNHKKDVLNKVKAVAPDAVFVMRIRQSLTKIRDTIGKLRKIGEETSLEWRSSISKELEYANSRISTILDLFESGSSAEEKALKLAEEVLSHVSTIKRELPSSYGDSFINLKSAIDEVKVSHSEVTRQFDALRSLLGISNALKSVKLFEETVSLLTRYRPAILQLNHNELQRKFSSSYNSFFGRLFGGYKKNVRILSSLKYDGVLNYERIVEDLEKSERVLSQCGLMTKACNEKELISLLESSKGIIESFNESYDNLEKALRSSESDLIELIEYFSFFSILPKGNQNQQAISGRSDWVKRAITATNSFFKDLEEVSDMVITEPFSDGKSLSDFEGFEDFVQRLQESLPKLDDWLSMKKSIIFLEKAGLEDFLERARESEVESDVLDKVFLKGFYSNLLSELYAKDEVLNSFSTSDHNLLVKEFRLLDSKQQLYARKRLASFLAQRIPVSNLVNSGSAETSILRREIAKKRRNKSIRRLFSETPNLLQVLKPCMMMSPLSVSVFTDPEKFKFDVAIFDEASQVFPEDSVGAIMRAKQVVVVGDNKQLPPTSFFRISEPDEAEMTDEENDLESLESILDECSAAGLPEKKLLWHYRSRHESLIAFSNYHFYMNRLSTFPSSSFNGLDSGICFEYVSNGVYDRAKSRKNIEEARRVAEMVMSHARTKAGVSLGVVAFSEAQQTAILDRIEELRSQDQSVEDFFGEDKVEPFFVKNLENVQGDERDEMIFSIGYGRDASGKLTMNFGPLNKNGGERRLNVAITRAKRKVTVVSSIRGADISAEIQTPGVRALREYLNYAEEGGSREFLLRETENTGGEFESPFEEEVYEELTARGFNVHKQVGCSGYRIDLAIVDNEHPGRYVAGIECDGAMYHSARTARDRDRLRQQVLENLGWKIIRIWSRDWIFDRSSEIKRVIAEIGAAGSVSENTEALNINDELIVENPLPSIKREETTLPLYERFSPHDLTKLVSLQKVIQLYSLIGAIIEKEAPVHLDEVVSRIIMLFDTRPDLLQVNWDMYTKSGNVSRKSLREYVMAQFPRDSYVLQGDFLLKRNERILPRRSASRDDMRKPEHIPPVEIQEAIKLCLKNAFTMDREDLKTDVARLFGYKRTGTNISNVIDNEVSLLIRNHEIQIQDGKVSIRKQ